The genomic DNA ATCCAGCGGATTTGGTCTTCCGTACAATGGCGAGGAGAAATCGGGGAGGAAAAACCGGCTTGAGATCCCGCGCCGGCATGAGCCGGCAGACAGGCTAGCTCATCCCGTTCATGGTTATGCAATAAGCCCTGGTGAACGGCTAGGAAAACTGCGGATGGTTGGCAGGCCTATCGGATGGTTCTTGCCGACAGGCCTGCGAGGGAAGATTCAGTAGGCGGCGGCGGTCTTGCCCTGCTCCGAGCAGGCGCCGGGCGTCATATAGAGCAGGTAATTGCCCATGCCATGTTGGAGTTCAGTGTTCTGTAGAGAATGGTGGTAGACCATTACCATCTCATAGTCATCTTCCTTGGAGATGGTGAATCCCTGCCCATCTTTATAAACTTGATGGGGCAAGAATTCGCGGAGTGTTCCGTCTCTCTCTACATCCGGCACAGTCCGGAGGAGTGTCTGTTTCTTGGTCTTATTCTCCAATGCAATGAGGAGCAATTCATCGTGGCCGTGCGGATATGCATATTTGACGCAACCGTCCATACTAAACTTCAATGGTGCTGTACGGACTTGGACACCCGGCCCGATTTCGATTCCTTCGTCTGTCTGATCCGCAGGCCTATCGCCGAATTTGGTGAAGCAGACGATGTTGACACCGACCTGATAAATCTCCATCGCTTTGACGGGTTTGGCCTTTGGCGCAAAATACATCGTGAACGTTGCGATAACGTCTTTGGTGGGCGGGGCACCGTGATAGAAAGCAACGACCGTCATTAACTTATCGTTCTTCTCGAGTTTGACACCGTACCCGTCGGGGAATTTCGTCTCGGACATTTCGAGCCCGGCTCCACCGAAGAAGAGTGGCTCTCCGGGGCACGATACGCTGGGCTTGGTGTTGTTGATCATCAAAATATGATGGAGGTAATTTTTCGGTAATTCCTTCCCATCGACCGTGGAAAGGTCCGACTTGAAGCCGACCAAATACCTGTCTTCAGGTAACTGGAAATGGAACCGAGGCATGGAGTCGCCCATATCACCTTCGCCATGGCCGGTCGGAAGGTCGATGGGACCGAAAGTCAGCGTCGCGGTGTTCTCTCCATACGTGATCTTTGAGCCTACGTGCTTTTTCAGCGTAGGAACCGCATGGTGATCATGGCTCCCATCGGCATAGGCCGATGAGACCAGGAGAAACACGGAGAGCGAAAGAATAAGGAATCTGCGCATAAGACCTCCCAGAGGAAGTGAAGCAGTGATTGGGACCGGACTCCGACTTGGTGGCATGGTCGAATAAGCGAACTGACTCATTGGGCGCTGGCGGGGGTCGGCGAGAGCCGTTTCCAGTGGTAAGTACCGCCGTGTTCGCGCGGAGGAATGTTTTTATGCGTGCCCACGCGGGTGTACCACCATACGCCTTTGGCTTGAGTGCCGTCTTCGGAGAGGAGGACTTCAAAACCTCCCTCACGATCGTTACCGGGCTGTTGCCACGTGCCCTGCCACAGACGATCAGCAATCTTGGTGGTGACAAAGCGTCCGCCATGTTGGGTGTACGGCCCATTGCCGTTCTTGTCCAGCGTGGCCTTGTATCGTTTTTCGTCCTCGACTTCGAGAATATCCCATTCCCCGCTCACGTCGGGCATCGTTGCGGAAGCAGCATTGCTGACGAGTTTTTGCGATCCCGTGGCCGTCGACGATGAGGCGAGAGAACCTCCTAATTGAGCGGATCGAAATGACTCGTGCCACGACAACAACTGCCAACGGCCGGCACGGCGTTCGAGAACACCGGTTTCCCTCAAGGGAAGCACGGTCCGTTTTACCTCGGCCCCCTCGCCGACGTAGCGGGTGTAGTCGAGCTCCATCGTAAACCAGGCCAAGTCACCTTTCGTCCAGACCTTGAGTTCATTGATCGGAATCTCAATTTTCTGGGCGTTGATGAATTCTTCTCGCATTTCCCGCTCGAACTCCGGCCAGCCGACGTATTTGCGACCCCCCACCGAGTAACTGACGATATCGGCATCGTGAGCCATGAGACGAGACAACGTCGGGAGATCTTTTTCCGCATTGGCCCGGACCATTTGACGAATGGCCGATTCCGGGTCTGAGGGTTCACCGGCGCTCGCAATCGTCGTAAGGCCGATGAGAAGGAACAGGCTCCTACAGACAAGCGATCTCCGACGGGGCATAAGGGTCTCCATGTACGTGACAAAGTTCAAATGAGCAGGGAAACTACACGGCCTGACGGGCCATGTCAACAACGAAGTAAAATTAGGACGAACGAGAAGCGACCACCACCACAGTGACATTGTCTTCGCCGCCACGATCGAGCGCCGCGTTGACGAGGCGATTGCAGACCTGAGTCGGATCGAGCTCGCCGGCAGCGCACACCGTTCGGATATCCTCGTCCTCCAGCATTTTCGTCAGTCCATCCGAGCAGAGCAGGACCAGATCCTCCGGCAGTATGGGGAAGGCCGTGATGGTAGGGTTCACCGTCTCGCCTATCCCCAAGGCACGCGTCAACACATGCCGTTCCGGATGAGTTTTCGCCGATTCTGCCGTGAGGATGCCGCGTTCGAGATATTTTTCGATCAACGAATGGTCTTTGGTCAGAGGGATCAGCATGCCGGATCGAAACCTATAGGCACGACTGTCGCCGACATGGGCGATGTAAGCGATCGGGGCAGGACCGGACATGATCGCCAGCAGCACTATGGTCGTGCCCATGCCTTTCAGCTTCGATTTTGATCGAGATCGATTGAGGATTGCATCGTGTGCCCGGCTGATCAGGTTCGTCAGCACATCCGTGGGAGACGTCTGACCGTGACCAAGCAGGTGGCTCGATGTTGCAGCCTCGGCCCGCACCGTGGCAATGGCTGTCTGGGCGGCGACTTCACCGCCGACATGACCCCCCATTCCATCCGCGACAGCCCAGATACCCGCTTCATCAATGGCAGCGAACGCGTCTTGGTTGAGGGCGCGCACAAGTCCGACCTCGCTCCGACCGATGCCGATCCAGGTGCTCATGGGAGATAGGCCGGTTGAAGAGTGGTCGCCAATGAGGGTCCGAGCCGCGACACGATGTCCTCACAATAATGGCGTCGTTCCATGATTGGTCCAACACTTCGTAGAAAGATGAAGCGGGAGGTCGGCATTTCGTGGATTGTAGCCTTGATTTCGCTTAGGAGACAAGCTAGAGTTCACAAAATCACAAAAATGCAGTGAATCAACGAGTAGACCACCGATCGTATGACCGCGCCGGCGAAGCGAATTCGTATTACCGTGGGTAAAGTTCAGCTGGAAGCCGAACTCAGAAAGACGAAGACGGCTGACGAAGTGTACGCGGCCCTTCCAATCACGGCTGCGATCAGCATGTGGGGAGAAGAGTTCTACTTTCCGATTCCCGGAGTCCATGACTATCGGGAAACCGCGACGACTCAGGTGAAGGTCGGAGACATCGCTTTCTGGGGAGCAGGAAAGGTTTTGGCGATCTTTTTTGGGAGAACCCCCATGAGTTTGGGGGCCGATCCGGTTCCGGCTGATCGGGTGAATGTCATCGGCAAAATCGTCGGGGATGCGACCCGATTTCGGCAGGTCATGGAAGTTCCGACGATTCATCTCGAACAGGGGTGAAGGGATGAGGCTGTCGAAAGAGCGTGTGCGGCATATGGCGGAGAGCCTCACCGGTCGTCTCCAAGAAGAAGGACACATCGAAGTAGTCGGAGAGCGCAAGGGATTCGTCGAGGCATTGGATCAGGTCATCATCCATGAGTTATCCGTTGAAGATCGTGTGAATGCGGAAGTGCGGCAACTGCTGAAGGCTTATGAACGTCAGATTGAACAAGGGCAGGTGGATTATCAAAAGATGTTCCAGATGGTGAAGCAAAAGTTAGTCCGTGAACGGGGCATTATTCTGTGAAAGTCTTGGTATCAATGGTCAAGGGGCCATTAGGCAAGGTTTCCTCTGCCGTTGACTAGTGACGAGTGACCATTGACTTGGATTCAAGATGTTGAGCGAGGACAAAGTCAGTCATCTGTCCCATGTGATTCTCACGGCCGTCAAGCAACATGCTGGAGCGAGGGTCAAGAGCGATGACGCACGATTGTTGAAAGAGATCAAGCGCGTGTTGGCCGCCGAGTTGGTCCAGGAACAGGAAATTGCTCGAAAGGTAAAAGCCAAACTCGCGTCCTACTCCCGAGGCATTATTGAGGGGAGTACTGAGTGGGACGTGTTGTATCGAAAAACGTTCGAGGAAGAGATGCGCAAACAGACGAAGATCTGAAGACGAGGTCGTGTTGCCATGAAAAAGATTCTACAACGAGCGGCAATCGTGAGTATCGTGCTGATGCTCGTCGGCATGACGGCATGTTCGCACAAACGGAAGCCGTTGGTGCCGTTAATGCTCGAGGGCGAGGTGAAATCTCAAGCCACCATGCTGACGGAACAAGGCACACAAGCTTACCAAGCCAAACAGTTTGAAGAGGCCAAACGATACTTTGAACAAGCGGTTGCCGCAGAGCCACAATCCGGCCAGGCCCACTATAACTATGCTTTGGCACTGAATGCCCTAGGTGATTCCGAGGTCGCGCGACAACACTTTATCGAGGCTGCCGACTTAGCACCGGGAGACAAAATCATCTGGGACTCGCCGGCGCTTTCACCATACGGGAACCCTGAAAATAAGAACAAGGCGAACATGCGGCCCAATATGCCGCGCCGGTCGTCATTCGGCAGCGGCATGCCCTCAGGCGGTTACTAATTCCGAATAAGTGGACCAATAAGGTGGGACCTATGAGCAAAGAGCTTGCGGTAGGGGATCAGGCACCGGAACTTTCAATCCCGGATCAGCATGGAAAGACGGTGACTCTGAAGAGCTTCAAGGGCAAGCAGATCGTGCTGTACTTCTATCCGAAAGACGATACGCCGGGGTGCACGAAAGAATCGTGCGACTTTCGCGACGTTGAGTCACAGATCCTTCGGGCGGGAGGCGCTATCGTCGGCGTGAGCTTGGATGGGAAAGAATCGCATCAGAAGTTCATCAAGAAGTTCGGATTGCCGTTCCCGCTCCTGAGTGACGAAGATGCGGCGATCTCCAAGGCGTACGGTGTCTACAAAGAGAAGAACATGTACGGCAAAAAGTATTGGGGTATCGAGCGCAGCACGTTCGTCATTGATCCCGAAGGCAAGCTGAAGGCCATCTTTCGGAAAGTGAAAGTGGATGGTCATGCGGATGAAGTGCTCAAGGCGCTGAAAGCCTGAACGAAGGGCCGATGACTGTGCGGTCAACGGCCACCTGCCTACGCATCGCCCGTCTTGCTCTCATTGCTCTCTTCGCCGTTTTCATCGACTCATTACTTCTCCATGCTGCGGAGAAGATCTCTGCCACAATACTCGTGAAGGATGCGCTCACGTCCCCGAATCAACCGGTGACCATTGAAGCCAAACTGACCTCGAAAGGTCTCTTGACCAGCAACCCACTCGGAGGAGAACCGCTTGAACTGATGGTGGATGGGAAAGTCGTTGCCACGGCTATGACCGGCGGAGACGGCAAGGCATTCTTGACGTATACTCCAAAAGCCCAAGGCCTCCTGCCGATCCAGGTCCGTGTCGGGAATAGTCTCCGCGTCTCCTCCACAGAAGGGCAAGCCAACCTAGCTATATGGGAAAAACGACAACCCCTCCTCATGATCGAACTGTCCTCACTGATCGAAGAACCGATGCCGAGTCGACTTCCCTCCATCGGGATGGTGCTTGAATCGGAGCGAAAACCAATGCCCGAGGCAACCGAGGAGCTCGGCAAGCTCACTCAGTTCTATTACCGCGTTATCTATGTTGTCACCTGGCCTGCCCGGACGGACAGGTTCCAGGCGATGGCCGAAGCCAGAGACTGGCTGAAGACACACAAGTTCCCGACGGGCTATGTGCTGACGCTTCCACCGGATACCAACGCCATAGGAACGAAAATCGACGAGCTCCATGCCGATGGCTGGAAAACCATCAAGACCGGGATCGGCCGATCCAAAGCGTTTGCAGAAGCGTTTCTGCAGCGACGTCTCCAAGCCGTCATCGTGCCGGAACCGACGAAGGGCGAAGTTCCCCGCAAAGCGAAGGTAGCGAAGGATTGGAGGGCGGTGAGGAAGAAGTTGTAATGCGCGGCTTCTTAGGCCGTCAGCGCTCCATTTCCAATCAGTCCCAACTTCGGAATAGTTGCATTCCTCAAAAAAACCAGGTATCCCTCTCCGCCAATTATCACCTCGTCTTGGATGAGGCTTGATATGGCGACCCCGGAAGACAAGGCTCTCGAGAAGATTGACCATGCCTTGGAAGCCAAGAAAGAAAGTATCACGCTCACTTATGTCGTAGCGCAGGCCGCGATCAGGAAAAACGCCAAATCGTCGCCGAAGTAGAGCGCCGCCTGTCCGTCATCGATGAGCTTGAATCCACAGTAGGAACCAGCCTGCGCCGACCGCCTGCGGCAAGCAGTATGCAACGAGCATTTATCGGTGGACCTGCTGTCAGAGACCTAAGGTATACCCAATGAGTCAAGACGCTGAAAGGCAGAAGAATCTTGAACAAGCTAGGAAGTCGTTAGAGCGCATGCAAGGTTTTGACGTTACAACGCTGCCCAGAGTTGATGTCCTCGGAACCGCGCTTAACTTTACGGATGCTGCTACTCGGTCGATTGACCTTTATCGATAGCTGCCAATGGAGGTTCTTGATCAACTACCGAACAACTTTCTGCGCACGATTCAGTAGCAGGCTGATAACGATTTCAACCTTCTCGATGCAATCCTAAAATTTGAACCGGGAATGCCGAAAGGTGAACGCGACTCCAGAATCACCAACCTACGGCAGGCCTACGACCCAACTTTTCAGCAATTGCATGCCTTCATATTTTATTCAGTGAGAAGTCCACTGACTTCAGCAAATTAGAACGGGAAGCTCGTAGTCTGATACAACATGTTACAGATCGCGCAAATGAGATGCAGCAGGAGCTTGAAAGGAAGAAGGAAGCCGACGCCGTTCTCCAAGCGGTTCGTAAGGTTGCTGAGGAACAAGGTGTCTCCCAACAAGCCATTTACTTCAAGAACGAAGCGGATAATCACGAATCAGAATCAAAGGTGTGGCTCAAGAGGACTGTATGGTTGACAATTGGGCTTGCTGCATATGCCGCGGCAACTCTTTTCTTACACAAAGTTCCCATTCTGGAACCCGCAAATGCTTATGAGACAGTCCAGCTAGCTGCTAGCAAAGTGGTGATATTTGTTACCATTTCATATTTCCTGATTCTTTCGGCAAAAAACTATGTGGCCCATCGTCACAACTCTGTAGTCAATCGACATCGGCAGAACGCATTGGCGACGTACACAGCACTTGTGAAAGCTGCCGGCGAAGAAGCCACGAGAGATGTTGTTCTTGCTAAAGCAGCTGACTGCATTTTTTCAGCCCAATCAACCGGCTTTGCTAAGGCAGGAGGAGGAGAAGGCGGCGGTCTCTCTTTAGTCAATGTCGCTCCAGGCGGAGTTAGACCCACTGTATCAGGCTAGTACCAGTCAGCGATAGCTGAGCGGCTAGGTTTAGGAATTCGTTCGTTGCGTCGATGAGGATATTTATGCGGATGTCTGTCGAGGTAGAGAGTAGGATTGATGCCTGCTTGGTACGGATGAAGGACGGTCATGATGCTTCGATGCGGTGTCTCTGTCTGCTGGGAGAGCTCCAGTTCGTGCGGCTTTAAGAGTAAGGATTTCTCGCACCCTTTACAGTGAGCATCACCGACATCAGCGCCGCATGGTGGTTCACCTGCGTGGTCTTCTGCGAGAAGACTACAATGCCAACGCTACACGGTCGCATAAGAGGATCCCTGTGAGCAATCTTCACTGCCACCGGGAGCCCTGCGACCTCATGGATCGAGTCCGAATGGTCATCGGTTAGTGAGTGGCGACGGCCTGGGACGCACGAGCAGCCAGACTCTTTCTTCGGTTGTTAGAAATGGTGCGGTCAATAATGGCACCGCAGTTGATGCATTTCCATGCATAGAACACCAGGAAAAAATCAGAGAACCGTTCCAACATCATCATACCCTTGCACTTCGGACATTCCATTGATCCCTCCCAAGGTGGCTACGTTTACAGCTGGTGGCACAGTTAAGCAAGAGCTGCACCAATTTGTCATGTTTCAGTATTTCAATGACTTAATAATTACGTAGTCGAACGGAGTATATTCTTTTCACAAAATTGACAGTGTGGAAGGGTTGAGTCGTCAATGTTTTGTCAACTTGAGGGTAGTTGCGATGAGAATGTCTATGCCGCTTTCTTGTCCAGATAGTCGGTCGGATTGATACCTGCTTGGTTTGAATACAGGATGGCTGTGATGTTTCGGTGCGGCTTTTCTATTTGCCCGCAGAGATCCAACTCTTTCGGACTAGCGAGTAATGTGTTCCCCTCGCTCCTCACCAGGAGCACCACCGGTGCTAACGGCGCATGATGGTTCACCCGTTTGACGATGCCGGTCTCGCCGGTATTCAATTCCACGACTGATCCCACCGGATAAACTCCGACGACTTGGATAAATCTTTGGACCAAAGTCGAGTCGAGATGGCCATCGAGCGAGAGGCGATAGAGAAACTGAAGTGCTTGATGCGCAGGTTGTCCCTTGTGGTAGCAGCGATCGCTCGTCATGGCGTCGTAGATATCGACAATCGCGGTGATCAAGCCGAACTGACTGATGTCTTGCTTCGCACGCCGATGCGGATAGCCTGCCCCATTGACTCGTTCATGGTGCTCAAGGGCCGGCTGGACGTATGAATCTCCCAAGCCAGTCGTGCTGGACAGGACTTCGACGCCCCTGAGCACATGCTGTTTCATAATCTCCATTTCATGGGCCTCGAAGCGGCCGGGCTTGTTCAGGACTTCGAGTGGGATTTTCATCTTGCCGATGTCATGCAGCAGCGTTCCCACACCGACTATATGCAATGCGGATCGGTCGAACCCCAGGCTCCGTCCCACGGACATCGCCAGGAGGGCGGTATTGACGGAATGGTAGAAGGTGTATTCGTCGAATCGCTTGAGTCTCGACAGACTGGAGAGGGCGTCGGGATTCCGAAAGACACTCTCCATCATGTCGGATACGACCTTGCGGACGGCATCGACATTGATCGCACGTCCGAACCGCACGTCATGCATGGCATCTTGAATGACGAGTTTAGCTGCTTGGTATACTTGTCTGGCGGCAAGCAGTTCCTCGTCGAAGGGGACTTCCGACTGCACTGATGCTGTTTCTTTCTCTGCCGGTACTGCGGTCTCCTCTGTGATGTCCGACTCTAAGACCGACTCTTCTTTGACTTCTTCTGTTTCTAGACTCACGATCAGGGTCTGCACTCCACAAGCTTTCAATTGAGCGATTTGTTGGTGAGATGTGATTGCCATTTTGTGTCGAAAAAACGGCGTAGTGAACCAGGATCGATCGAGCTCTTCGACCAGCATGCCCGGCCGCAATTCGTCGATGCCGATCCGTTGTTTCATAACAGTATCAGGCTGAGGCGGATCATCCGGTAAGGGATATCGGATCGCTCCCAGGAAATCTTGAGCAATTACTGTGTCACTGCCGACACGTCATTCCGAATCTGCAGTCGAGCAGATATCAGGTGGGGAAAGGCAAGGAGTCTGAGGGGTGGATCGAATGGCAACCGAGAGTGCTCTAGTGAGGAACTAATATCCTCCCATTCCCCCATAGCTATCGGTGCCATAGCTGGATGGTGAAGGAGGAGCAGTGCGGCTTCGATAAGCGCTTGACTGGACGATTGCGCTGTTGGCGGGTGCGAGTTCGGCCGCTTTTGTGAAATGGGCCGTGGCTTCCGATTGAAGGTCCAGCTTATTGAGTGTCAGACCAAGATTGAAGTGAGCCTCGGCGAGATTCGGATCGGCCTCGATGGCAGACGCGAAATAATCCTTAGCGATCGACCAATGGCCCATTTCATAGTGGGCAATGCCGTTTGAATTGTACCGGGCGGCGGTGGCATCGCTGCCAGGCGGCGCAGACAAGGGCGGGTTCGCGGCACAAGCGTATTGCAGAATGACAAGACCGGCGGCGGCAAGTCGAACGAGATCCATGGTGTGGCCTCTCAGTTAACGGCAATGGCTGCTTTCGCTGTGTAGCCGAACAGCATGTGCTCATGCGGAGGAACATCTTATACGCAACCCTCATACAAAAATTCATTCAACAGTTCCTACTGGAGGTGGTATTTGGCCATGCGATAGCGCAGCGTGTTCCTGGTCATTTTAAGGAGTCGACTGGCTTCCGAGACATTGCCGGAAGATTTTCGCAACGCTTCTTCAAGCATCTGCTTTTCCATGTCCTGAAACGACAGTCCAAAAGCCAGCAACGACGGCTTGGAACTCTGACTCAGACAATCGATCGGGGGAGCGGTTTTTACGGATGCCGGTAAATGAACAGGCTGAATAATCTCCGCTTTGCATGTGATGGTCAGCCATTCGACGACATTGTGGAGCTCGCGTACATTTCCAGGCCAATCGTGGTGTTGAAGGACAGCAA from Nitrospira sp. includes the following:
- a CDS encoding Protein serine/threonine phosphatase PrpC, regulation of stationary phase, encoding MSTWIGIGRSEVGLVRALNQDAFAAIDEAGIWAVADGMGGHVGGEVAAQTAIATVRAEAATSSHLLGHGQTSPTDVLTNLISRAHDAILNRSRSKSKLKGMGTTIVLLAIMSGPAPIAYIAHVGDSRAYRFRSGMLIPLTKDHSLIEKYLERGILTAESAKTHPERHVLTRALGIGETVNPTITAFPILPEDLVLLCSDGLTKMLEDEDIRTVCAAGELDPTQVCNRLVNAALDRGGEDNVTVVVVASRSS
- a CDS encoding DUF369 domain-containing protein, with protein sequence MTAPAKRIRITVGKVQLEAELRKTKTADEVYAALPITAAISMWGEEFYFPIPGVHDYRETATTQVKVGDIAFWGAGKVLAIFFGRTPMSLGADPVPADRVNVIGKIVGDATRFRQVMEVPTIHLEQG
- a CDS encoding Thiol peroxidase, Bcp-type, with the protein product MSKELAVGDQAPELSIPDQHGKTVTLKSFKGKQIVLYFYPKDDTPGCTKESCDFRDVESQILRAGGAIVGVSLDGKESHQKFIKKFGLPFPLLSDEDAAISKAYGVYKEKNMYGKKYWGIERSTFVIDPEGKLKAIFRKVKVDGHADEVLKALKA